From the Candidatus Nomurabacteria bacterium genome, one window contains:
- a CDS encoding cation:proton antiporter encodes MLEFNLPLFLACFFLATLIVGAVLRKVRIPWIFAALMIGTSLSFHNPFSAQTNSDAFAFLAQLGMFFMLFIIGFEINLRDLLKQGKYIVASSMFIVLSEAAIGSVLLYSFFDVKWPIAILAATSFATVGESVLLPILEEFKVIKTNLGQTMLGIGVIDDIIELITIVLASIAVGLQSGHSHFKIATFASVLGIMFGLAILLTGIRKPAQRIRYYRFDYFFLFVMFLFFIFVGIGQLIDAASLGALLSGMALRNFLPETKLKHLESEIRTLAYGLFGPIFFLWVGLDTDAHVLVQFPLLILFITAMANLTKIIASIIVGKKRFGVNGSVIMGIGLSVRFSTSIVIIKLLHDNGMIDSKLYSVLLGSTIIFKFIIPPVLAYLIPRWQKANPEQAVINS; translated from the coding sequence ATGCTTGAATTCAATCTACCATTGTTTTTGGCTTGTTTCTTCTTGGCCACTTTAATTGTCGGCGCGGTTTTACGTAAAGTGCGCATACCTTGGATATTTGCAGCTTTGATGATTGGCACCTCATTATCTTTCCACAATCCGTTTTCTGCCCAGACTAATAGCGATGCATTCGCCTTTCTTGCCCAACTGGGCATGTTTTTCATGTTGTTTATAATCGGTTTCGAGATTAATTTACGAGACTTGCTTAAACAAGGAAAGTATATTGTTGCATCTTCAATGTTTATCGTCTTAAGCGAAGCAGCCATTGGTTCTGTACTTTTATATAGTTTCTTTGACGTGAAATGGCCAATCGCTATCTTGGCTGCAACCTCTTTTGCGACAGTTGGTGAATCTGTTTTATTGCCAATATTGGAAGAGTTTAAGGTTATTAAAACAAACTTAGGTCAGACTATGCTGGGGATTGGTGTTATAGACGATATAATCGAGCTAATCACAATTGTTCTTGCGAGTATTGCAGTCGGTTTGCAGTCTGGGCACTCACACTTCAAAATTGCTACATTCGCAAGTGTACTCGGTATAATGTTTGGCTTGGCTATTCTGCTTACTGGTATCCGAAAGCCAGCCCAAAGAATTAGATATTATCGGTTTGATTACTTCTTTCTGTTTGTAATGTTTCTGTTCTTTATCTTTGTCGGCATAGGCCAATTAATTGATGCAGCCAGCTTAGGCGCACTATTGTCTGGTATGGCATTGCGCAACTTCTTGCCCGAAACCAAACTTAAGCACCTAGAATCTGAAATAAGAACGCTCGCCTATGGTTTGTTCGGACCGATCTTCTTCTTATGGGTAGGTCTAGACACAGATGCACACGTCTTAGTGCAGTTTCCGCTACTAATCTTATTTATCACTGCAATGGCCAATCTAACAAAAATTATCGCGAGCATCATTGTAGGCAAAAAGCGCTTTGGAGTGAATGGCTCGGTAATTATGGGCATAGGTTTATCGGTACGTTTTAGCACCAGCATCGTGATTATTAAACTACTTCACGATAACGGTATGATCGATAGTAAGTTATATTCAGTTCTGCTAGG